From Juglans regia cultivar Chandler chromosome 6, Walnut 2.0, whole genome shotgun sequence, the proteins below share one genomic window:
- the LOC109010342 gene encoding cytochrome P450 CYP82D47-like — protein sequence MDFQLQILSINIIVTGIFSILLVSSIIKRLSPATKTERAPEAAGAWPLIGHLHLLGGSQPQLPHITLGSLAEKYGPAFSIRIGVRSALVISSWEVAKECFTTNDVALCSRPRIVAAKHLSYDYALFGLSPYGSYWREIRRLTSMEILSNRRLELLKDVRASEMETSLKELYKLWTKRKDGSDHVLVEMKQWFGDFSLNMILRKVVGKRCSSTTIASDEHARRCQKVFREFFHFLGLFVVGDAIPYLGWLDLGGHEKAMKRTAKDMDFIVTEWLEEHQKKRASGEAKDQQQDFMDVMLSVLDSTADHLVGFDADTVNKATCLAMIVGGADTTMVSLTWAVALLLNNHHALRKAQEEMEVHVGKGRLVTEKDISKLSYLQAIVKEVLRLYPPGPTTAREAIEDCTIGGYHVQKGSLIIVNMWKIQTDPRVWSDPLEFKPERFLTTHKEVDVRGQNFELLPFGSGRRGCPGISLALKMLSLCLANLIHAFEISNPSNLPVDMTGSAGLTNIKSTPLDVVIKPRLPSNLYE from the exons ATGGATTTCCAGCTCCAGATTCTAAGTATAAATATAATCGTAACTGGAATATTTTCCATACTTCTTGTTTCCTCCATAATCAAAAGGTTGTCTCCTGCTACTAAGACCGAAAGAGCACCCGAAGCTGCTGGTGCATGGCCTCTAATTGGTCACTTGCACCTGCTAGGCGGATCTCAGCCCCAGCTGCCACACATCACTTTGGGATCCTTAGCAGAAAAATATGGACCAGCCTTCTCCATACGCATTGGGGTACGTTCGGCTTTGGTAATCAGTAGTTGGGAGGTGGCGAAGGAATGTTTCACCACCAACGATGTGGCCTTATGTTCTCGCCCCAGAATTGTTGCTGCAAAACACTTGAGCTATGACTATGCCCTTTTCGGACTCAGCCCCTATGGGTCTTACTGGCGTGAAATCCGCAGGTTAACGTCCATGGAGATTCTCTCTAACCGCCGACTTGAGCTGCTTAAGGATGTTCGAGCCTCAGAGATGGAGACTTCCTTGAAAGAGTTGTACAAGCTCTGGACCAAGAGGAAAGATGGGTCCGATCATGTCCTAGTGGAGATGAAGCAATGGTTTGGGGACTTTTCTCTCAACATGATTCTTAGAAAGGTAGTTGGAAAGCGCTGCTCTAGTACGACTATTGCAAGTGACGAGCACGCACGACGGTGTCAAAAGGTGTTCAGGGAATTCTTTCACTTTCTCGGGCTTTTCGTTGTGGGGGATGCTATTCCTTATCTTGGGTGGTTGGATTTGGGCGGGCACGAGAAGGCCATGAAGAGAACAGCGAAAGATATGGACTTTATCGTAACGGAGTGGTTGGAGGAGCACCAGAAGAAGAGAGCTTCAGGTGAGGCCAAAGATCAGCAGCAGGATTTCATGGACGTGATGCTTTCAGTCCTTGATAGTACTGCAGATCACCTTGTTGGCTTTGATGCCGACACTGTGAACAAAGCCACATGTTTG GCCATGATAGTAGGAGGAGCAGACACAACCATGGTTTCTCTGACATGGGCAGTCGCCCTACTGTTGAACAATCACCATGCTTTAAGAAAAGCCCAGGAGGAAATGGAAGTCCATGTGGGAAAGGGAAGACTAGTCACAGAAAAAGATATCAGTAAGTTGTCATATCTCCAAGCCATTGTTAAAGAGGTATTACGGCTATACCCACCTGGACCTACGACAGCGAGAGAAGCCATAGAAGACTGCACCATAGGTGGCTATCACGTTCAGAAAGGCAGCCTTATAATAGTGAATATGTGGAAGATCCAGACCGACCCTAGAGTATGGTCTGATCCATTAGAGTTCAAGCCAGAGAGATTTCTCACAACCCACAAGGAGGTTGATGTCAGGGGTCAGAACTTTGAGCTCCTCCCCTTCGGTAGCGGTAGAAGAGGGTGCCCTGGCATATCTTTAGCCCTAAAAATGTTGTCCTTATGTCTTGCTAATCTGATACATGCCTTTGAAATTTCAAACCCATCGAACTTGCCGGTAGATATGACTGGAAGCGCTGGACTAACAAACATCAAATCTACTCCACTTGATGTTGTCATCAAGCCTCGCTTGCCATCAAACCTCTACgaataa